One part of the Prunus persica cultivar Lovell chromosome G5, Prunus_persica_NCBIv2, whole genome shotgun sequence genome encodes these proteins:
- the LOC18777717 gene encoding beta-carotene hydroxylase 2, chloroplastic: MSSFGITPMAVMAVYYSFGITGITHLENCTEKAQEAADSRNPIVIPSVRVAEKLSRKKSERFTYLVAAVMSSFGITSMAVMAVYYRFYWQMEGGNVPLSEMLGTFALSVGAAVGMEFWARWAHKALWHAYGICTSLTTQTQRRSIRA; this comes from the exons ATGTCCAGCTTTGGTATTACTCCCATGGCTGTCATGGCCGTTTATTACAGCTTTGGTATTACTGGTATTACCCATCTTGAGAATTGCACAGAAAAAGCCCAAGAGGCTGCTGATTCTCGGAACCCAATTGTAATTCCGTCCGTACGTGTGGCTGAGAAGTTGTCCAGGAAGAAATCGGAGAGGTTCACTTATCTTGTTGCTGCGGTGATGTCCAGCTTTGGTATTACTTCCATGGCTGTCATGGCTGTTTATTACAGATTTTACTGGCAAATGGAG GGTGGGAATGTGCCTTTGTCTGAAATGTTGGGTACATTTGCTCTATCTGTTGGTGCTGCT gtgggaATGGAGTTTTGGGCAAGATGGGCTCATAAAGCTCTCTGGCACGCTTATGGCATATGCACGAG TCTCACCACACAGACCCAGAGAAGGTCCATTCGAGCTTAA
- the LOC18776266 gene encoding pre-mRNA-splicing factor ATP-dependent RNA helicase DEAH1 isoform X1 translates to MGSESNLKTWVSDKLMTFLGYSQPTVVQYIIGLTKQAKSPADVVGKLVEFGLSSSAETSAFAEDIFARVPRKESGLNLYQKQEREAAMLVKKQKTYSLLDADDQDDDDGDRSSVQVVSESRKADSHKKRFRKKVLSQEDEDDEVIAQEKEERRVKRRISPDDNDGSESEEERLRDQREREQLEQNIRERDTAATRKLTERKLTRKEEEEAIRRSNALERNDLEDLRKVSRQEYLKKREQKKLEEIRDDIEDEQYLFDGVKLTEVEYRELSYKKQIYELVKKRSDEVEDTTEYRMPDAYDEEGGVNQEKRFSVAVQRYRDLSAGDKMNPFAEQEAWEDHQIGKATLKFGSKNKKQISDEYQFVFEDQIDFIKASVMDGDEFDDDGQPSELLESKAKTALEKLQDDRKTLPIYTYRDQLLEAVENHQVLVIVGETGSGKTTQIPQYLHEAGYTKRGKIGCTQPRRVAAMSVAARVSQEMGVKLGHEVGYSIRFEDCTSEKTVLKYMTDGMLLREFLGEPDLASYSVVMVDEAHERTLSTDILFGLVKDIARFRPDLKLLISSATLDAEKFSDYFDSAPIFKIPGRRYPVEIHYTKAPEADYLDAAIVTALQIHVTQPPGDILVFLTGQEEIETAEEILKHRTRGLGTKIAELIICPIYANLPTELQAKIFEATPDGARKVVLATNIAETSLTIDGIKYVIDPGFCKMKSYNPRTGMESLLVTPISKASAMQRAGRSGRTGPGKCFRLYTAYNYYNDLDDNTVPEVQRTNLANVVLTLKSLGIHDLLHFDFMDPPPSEALLKALELLFALSALNKVGELTKVGRRMAEFPLDPMLSKMIVASDKYKCSDEVISIAAMLSIGNSIFYRPKDKQVHADNARLNFHTGNVGDHIALLKVYNSWKETNFSTQWCYENYIQVRSMKRARDIRDQLEGLLERVEIELVSNLSDYETIKKAITSGFFPHSAKLQKNGSYRTVKHPQTVHIHPSSGLSQVLPRWVIYHELVLTTKEYMRQVTELKPEWLVEIAPHYYQLKDVEDLMSKKMPRGEGRAQQD, encoded by the exons ATGGGGAGCGAGAGCAATCTGAAGACATGGGTATCCGATAAGTTGATGACGTTTCTCGGATATTCTCAGCCCACTGTTGTTCAGTACATTATTGGATTAA CCAAACAAGCAAAATCACCGGCTGATGTGGTGGGCAAGCTTGTAGAATTTGGGTTGTCCTCTTCGGCCGAAACAAGTGCATTTGCTGAAGACATCTTCGCAAGAGTGCCCCGTAAAGAATCTGGTTTGAAT CTATATCAGAAACAAGAGAGGGAAGCTGCGATGTTGGTGAAGAAGCAGAAGACATATTCTCTCTTGGATGCAGATGACCAAGATGACGATGATGGCGATAGATCTTCTGTCCAGGTTGTTTCTGAGTCCAGGAAAGCTGACTCCCATAAGAAACGTTTCAGGAAGAAGGTCTTGAgtcaagaagatgaagatgatgag GTGATTGcacaagagaaagaagagagacgAGTTAAAAGACGAATTTCCCCAGATGACAATGATGGTTCAgag tcagaagaagaaagattgcGTGatcaaagagagagggagcaaTTGGAGCAGAATATAAGGGAACGGGATACAGCAGCTACACGAAAG TTaacagagagaaaattaaCACGAAAGGAAGAAG AGGAGGCTATTCGGAGAAGCAATGCATTGGAGCGGAATGACCTTGAAGATTTAAG AAAAGTTTCAAGACAAGAATATCTCAAGAAGAGGGAGCAAAAGAAATTGGAGGAAATCAG AGATGATATAGAGGATGAGCAATACTTATTTGATGGTGTGAAGCTCACTGAAGTAGAATATCGCGAACTAAG TTACAAGAAACAAATATACGAGCTGGTGAAGAAGAGGTCAGATGAGGTTGAGGATACCACTGAG TACAGGATGCCAGATGCGTACGATGAGGAGGGTGGTGTTAATCAGGAAAAGAGATTTTCTGTCGCTGTGCAACGCTACAG GGACCTCAGTGCTGGGGATAAAATGAACCCATTTGCAGAACAGGAAGCTTGGGAGGATCATCAAATTG GAAAAGCAACGCTGAAATTTGGttcaaaaaataagaaacaaatatCTGATGAGTATCA ATTTGTATTTGAGGATCAGATTGATTTTATCAAGGCATCAGTGATGGATGGTGATGAG TTTGATGATGACGGGCAACCCTCTGAGTTACTTGAGTCGAAGGCGAAAACGGCCTTAGAGAAGCTCCAG GATGACAGAAAAACATTACCCATCTACACCTACCGCGATCAATTGCTTGAAGCTGTTGAAAATCATCAG GTTCTTGTTATTGTTGGTGAAACTGGTTCTGGAAAAACCACACAGATACCCCAATATCTTCATGAGGCTGGATACACAAAGCGTGGAAAG ATTGGGTGCACACAGCCACGACGAGTTGCTGCTATGAGTGTTGCTGCAAGGGTTTCTCAAGAAATGGGGGTCAAACTTGGGCACGAG GTTGGTTATTCTATTCGTTTTGAGGATTGCACATCCGAAAAGACTGTTTTGAAATATATGACAGATGGAATGCTGTTGCGAGAGTTCCTTGGTGAACCAGATCTGGCGAGTTACAG TGTGGTGATGGTGGACGAGGCCCATGAACGAACACTCTCGACTGATATTCTATTTGGACTAGTAAAG GATATTGCTCGATTTAGACCGGATCTCAAACTGCTTATCTCAAGTGCAACGCTTGATGCTGAGAAGTTCAGTGATTATTTTGATTCTGctccaattttcaaaattccagggAGGCGGTATCCTGTTGAAATACATTATACGAAAGCACCAGAAGCTGATTACTTAGATGCAGCAATTGTCACTGCACTTCAAATCCATGTGACACAACCACCTGGAGATATATTGGTGTTCCTTACTGGTCAGGAAGAGATTGAAACAGCAGAAGAAATATTGAAGCACAGAACAAGGGGTCTAGGGACAAAAATTGCTGAGCTGATTATTTGTCCCATATATGCAAACCTACCTACTGAGCTGCAAGCAAAAATTTTTGAAGCCACACCTGATGGGGCAAGGAAGGTTGTCCTTGCCACAAATATAGCTGAAACTTCGTTGACCATTGATGGGATCAAATATGTTATTGACCCTGGGTTTTGCAAGATGAAGTCGTATAACCCAAGGACTGGAATGGAGTCATTGCTAGTTACTCCCATCTCAAAGGCATCTGCAATGCAGAGGGCAGGTCGATCTGGTCGAACTGGTCCTGGAAAGTGCTTCCGGTTATATACTGCCTACAATTATTACAATGATTTAGATGATAACACAGTACCAGAAGTACAAAGAACTAATCTTGCAAATGTTGTGCTTACGTTGAAGAGCCTTGGTATTCATGACTTATTACACTTTGATTTTATGGACCCTCCTCCATCTGAAGCATTACTAAAAGCCCTGGAACTGTTGTTTGCACTAAGTGCATTAAATAAAGTGGGTGAGTTGACTAAAGTCGGTAGAAGGATGGCGGAGTTTCCTCTTGATCCCATGCTATCTAAGATGATAGTTGCTTCTGATAAGTACAAGTGTTCAGATGAGGTCATTTCCATTGCTGCCATGCTTTCCATTGGTAATTCCATCTTTTACCGTCCCAAGGACAAACAAGTTCATGCTGACAATGCACGTTTGAATTTTCACACCGGGAACGTGGGAGATCACATTGCATTGCTCAAG GTGTATAACTCATGGAAAGAGACCAACTTCTCAACCCAGTGGTGCTATGAAAACTATATACAG GTGAGGAGCATGAAGCGTGCTAGAGATATTAGAGACCAGCTTGAGGGACTCTTGGAGAGGGTTGAGATTGAGCTGGTCTCAAATCTCAGTGATTATGAGACCATAAAGAAGGCCATTACATCTG GCTTCTTCCCTCATTCTGCAAAGCTTCAAAAGAATGGATCTTATAGAACAGTCAAACATCCACAGACCGTCCATATACATCCCAGCTCAGGGCTATCACAG GTGCTTCCGAGATGGGTTATATACCATGAATTGGTACTTACAACCAAGGAATATATGAGACAG GTAACAGAATTAAAGCCGGAGTGGTTAGTGGAAATAGCTCCGCATTATTACCAGCTGAAGGATGTTGAAGATT TGATGTCAAAGAAAATGCCCCGTGGAGAAGGGCGTGCACAACAGGATTGA
- the LOC18776266 gene encoding pre-mRNA-splicing factor ATP-dependent RNA helicase DEAH1 isoform X2, protein MRLRIPLRMPDAYDEEGGVNQEKRFSVAVQRYRDLSAGDKMNPFAEQEAWEDHQIGKATLKFGSKNKKQISDEYQFVFEDQIDFIKASVMDGDEFDDDGQPSELLESKAKTALEKLQDDRKTLPIYTYRDQLLEAVENHQVLVIVGETGSGKTTQIPQYLHEAGYTKRGKIGCTQPRRVAAMSVAARVSQEMGVKLGHEVGYSIRFEDCTSEKTVLKYMTDGMLLREFLGEPDLASYSVVMVDEAHERTLSTDILFGLVKDIARFRPDLKLLISSATLDAEKFSDYFDSAPIFKIPGRRYPVEIHYTKAPEADYLDAAIVTALQIHVTQPPGDILVFLTGQEEIETAEEILKHRTRGLGTKIAELIICPIYANLPTELQAKIFEATPDGARKVVLATNIAETSLTIDGIKYVIDPGFCKMKSYNPRTGMESLLVTPISKASAMQRAGRSGRTGPGKCFRLYTAYNYYNDLDDNTVPEVQRTNLANVVLTLKSLGIHDLLHFDFMDPPPSEALLKALELLFALSALNKVGELTKVGRRMAEFPLDPMLSKMIVASDKYKCSDEVISIAAMLSIGNSIFYRPKDKQVHADNARLNFHTGNVGDHIALLKVYNSWKETNFSTQWCYENYIQVRSMKRARDIRDQLEGLLERVEIELVSNLSDYETIKKAITSGFFPHSAKLQKNGSYRTVKHPQTVHIHPSSGLSQVLPRWVIYHELVLTTKEYMRQVTELKPEWLVEIAPHYYQLKDVEDLMSKKMPRGEGRAQQD, encoded by the exons ATGAGGTTGAGGATACCACTGAG GATGCCAGATGCGTACGATGAGGAGGGTGGTGTTAATCAGGAAAAGAGATTTTCTGTCGCTGTGCAACGCTACAG GGACCTCAGTGCTGGGGATAAAATGAACCCATTTGCAGAACAGGAAGCTTGGGAGGATCATCAAATTG GAAAAGCAACGCTGAAATTTGGttcaaaaaataagaaacaaatatCTGATGAGTATCA ATTTGTATTTGAGGATCAGATTGATTTTATCAAGGCATCAGTGATGGATGGTGATGAG TTTGATGATGACGGGCAACCCTCTGAGTTACTTGAGTCGAAGGCGAAAACGGCCTTAGAGAAGCTCCAG GATGACAGAAAAACATTACCCATCTACACCTACCGCGATCAATTGCTTGAAGCTGTTGAAAATCATCAG GTTCTTGTTATTGTTGGTGAAACTGGTTCTGGAAAAACCACACAGATACCCCAATATCTTCATGAGGCTGGATACACAAAGCGTGGAAAG ATTGGGTGCACACAGCCACGACGAGTTGCTGCTATGAGTGTTGCTGCAAGGGTTTCTCAAGAAATGGGGGTCAAACTTGGGCACGAG GTTGGTTATTCTATTCGTTTTGAGGATTGCACATCCGAAAAGACTGTTTTGAAATATATGACAGATGGAATGCTGTTGCGAGAGTTCCTTGGTGAACCAGATCTGGCGAGTTACAG TGTGGTGATGGTGGACGAGGCCCATGAACGAACACTCTCGACTGATATTCTATTTGGACTAGTAAAG GATATTGCTCGATTTAGACCGGATCTCAAACTGCTTATCTCAAGTGCAACGCTTGATGCTGAGAAGTTCAGTGATTATTTTGATTCTGctccaattttcaaaattccagggAGGCGGTATCCTGTTGAAATACATTATACGAAAGCACCAGAAGCTGATTACTTAGATGCAGCAATTGTCACTGCACTTCAAATCCATGTGACACAACCACCTGGAGATATATTGGTGTTCCTTACTGGTCAGGAAGAGATTGAAACAGCAGAAGAAATATTGAAGCACAGAACAAGGGGTCTAGGGACAAAAATTGCTGAGCTGATTATTTGTCCCATATATGCAAACCTACCTACTGAGCTGCAAGCAAAAATTTTTGAAGCCACACCTGATGGGGCAAGGAAGGTTGTCCTTGCCACAAATATAGCTGAAACTTCGTTGACCATTGATGGGATCAAATATGTTATTGACCCTGGGTTTTGCAAGATGAAGTCGTATAACCCAAGGACTGGAATGGAGTCATTGCTAGTTACTCCCATCTCAAAGGCATCTGCAATGCAGAGGGCAGGTCGATCTGGTCGAACTGGTCCTGGAAAGTGCTTCCGGTTATATACTGCCTACAATTATTACAATGATTTAGATGATAACACAGTACCAGAAGTACAAAGAACTAATCTTGCAAATGTTGTGCTTACGTTGAAGAGCCTTGGTATTCATGACTTATTACACTTTGATTTTATGGACCCTCCTCCATCTGAAGCATTACTAAAAGCCCTGGAACTGTTGTTTGCACTAAGTGCATTAAATAAAGTGGGTGAGTTGACTAAAGTCGGTAGAAGGATGGCGGAGTTTCCTCTTGATCCCATGCTATCTAAGATGATAGTTGCTTCTGATAAGTACAAGTGTTCAGATGAGGTCATTTCCATTGCTGCCATGCTTTCCATTGGTAATTCCATCTTTTACCGTCCCAAGGACAAACAAGTTCATGCTGACAATGCACGTTTGAATTTTCACACCGGGAACGTGGGAGATCACATTGCATTGCTCAAG GTGTATAACTCATGGAAAGAGACCAACTTCTCAACCCAGTGGTGCTATGAAAACTATATACAG GTGAGGAGCATGAAGCGTGCTAGAGATATTAGAGACCAGCTTGAGGGACTCTTGGAGAGGGTTGAGATTGAGCTGGTCTCAAATCTCAGTGATTATGAGACCATAAAGAAGGCCATTACATCTG GCTTCTTCCCTCATTCTGCAAAGCTTCAAAAGAATGGATCTTATAGAACAGTCAAACATCCACAGACCGTCCATATACATCCCAGCTCAGGGCTATCACAG GTGCTTCCGAGATGGGTTATATACCATGAATTGGTACTTACAACCAAGGAATATATGAGACAG GTAACAGAATTAAAGCCGGAGTGGTTAGTGGAAATAGCTCCGCATTATTACCAGCTGAAGGATGTTGAAGATT TGATGTCAAAGAAAATGCCCCGTGGAGAAGGGCGTGCACAACAGGATTGA